A single window of Mycolicibacterium madagascariense DNA harbors:
- a CDS encoding acyl-CoA dehydrogenase family protein, with translation MSDTHVVTNQVPPLEDYNPATSPVLAEALIREGGEWGVDEVTELGAVGGSRQAQRWGELADRNQPVLHTHDRYGHRIDEVEYDPAYHELMRTAIAHGVHAAPWADDRPGAHVVRAAKESVWTPEAGHVCPISMTYAVVPALRHNPELAAVYEPLLSSRSYDPELKVPATKAGLTAGMSMTEKQGGSDVRAGTTEATPNGDGTYSLRGHKWFTSAPMSDVFLVLAQAPTGGERSDGGSGGLSCFFLPRVLPDGTRNRMFLQRLKDKLGNHANASSEVEYDGATAWLVGEEGRGVSTIIEMVNLTRLDCTLGSATSMRMGLTRAIHHAQHRKAFGAYLIDQPLMRNVLADLAVEAEAATMLAMRMAGATDAATRGDERETLLRRIGLAAGKYWVCKRATPHAAEAMECLGGNGYVEESGMPRLYREASLMGIWEGSGNVSALDTLRAMATRPECIDVLFDELDRTAGHDPRLDAHVGALRSSLGAADDLVAIQYRARQTAEDISLALQGSLLVRHGHPAVAEAFLASRLGGQWGGAFGTLPTGLDLGPIIERALVKG, from the coding sequence ATGAGCGATACCCACGTCGTCACCAACCAGGTTCCCCCACTCGAGGACTACAACCCCGCGACATCCCCCGTGCTGGCCGAGGCGCTGATCCGCGAGGGCGGCGAATGGGGCGTCGACGAGGTCACCGAGTTGGGGGCGGTCGGCGGCTCGCGGCAGGCCCAACGCTGGGGTGAGCTGGCCGACCGCAACCAGCCCGTATTGCACACCCATGATCGCTACGGCCATCGCATCGACGAGGTCGAGTACGACCCCGCCTATCACGAACTCATGCGCACGGCCATCGCCCACGGCGTGCACGCCGCGCCGTGGGCCGACGACCGGCCGGGCGCGCACGTCGTCCGGGCGGCCAAGGAATCGGTGTGGACGCCGGAGGCGGGGCACGTCTGCCCCATCTCGATGACCTACGCCGTCGTCCCCGCGCTGCGGCACAATCCAGAACTGGCCGCGGTCTACGAGCCGTTGCTGAGCAGCCGGTCCTATGACCCCGAACTGAAGGTCCCCGCGACGAAGGCCGGTCTCACCGCGGGCATGTCGATGACGGAGAAGCAGGGCGGTTCCGACGTGCGCGCCGGGACCACCGAGGCCACCCCGAACGGTGACGGCACGTACTCGCTGCGGGGCCACAAGTGGTTCACCTCCGCGCCGATGAGCGACGTGTTCCTGGTGCTCGCCCAGGCGCCGACCGGGGGCGAGCGAAGCGACGGGGGATCGGGGGGTTTGAGCTGCTTCTTCCTGCCGCGCGTGCTGCCCGACGGCACCCGCAACCGCATGTTCCTGCAGCGCCTCAAGGACAAGCTGGGCAATCACGCGAACGCGTCCAGCGAGGTGGAGTACGACGGCGCGACCGCGTGGCTCGTCGGCGAGGAGGGGCGCGGCGTGTCGACCATCATCGAGATGGTCAACCTCACCCGACTGGACTGCACGCTGGGCAGCGCCACCAGCATGCGGATGGGTCTGACGCGGGCCATCCATCACGCTCAGCACCGAAAGGCGTTCGGCGCGTACCTGATCGACCAGCCGCTGATGCGCAACGTACTCGCCGACCTCGCGGTGGAGGCCGAGGCCGCGACGATGCTCGCGATGCGCATGGCGGGCGCCACCGACGCGGCCACTCGCGGCGACGAGCGGGAGACCCTGCTGCGGCGCATCGGCCTCGCGGCGGGCAAGTACTGGGTCTGCAAGCGCGCCACCCCGCACGCGGCCGAGGCGATGGAGTGCCTTGGCGGCAATGGCTACGTCGAGGAATCGGGCATGCCGAGGCTCTACCGCGAGGCGTCGCTGATGGGCATCTGGGAGGGTTCCGGGAACGTCAGTGCGCTGGATACGTTGCGCGCCATGGCAACTCGACCCGAGTGCATCGACGTGCTGTTCGACGAACTGGACCGTACCGCCGGTCATGATCCCCGGCTCGACGCCCACGTCGGCGCGCTGCGGTCGAGCCTCGGTGCGGCGGACGACCTGGTGGCCATCCAGTACCGGGCCCGCCAGACCGCCGAGGACATCTCACTCGCGCTGCAGGGCTCGCTGCTGGTGCGCCACGGCCATCCCGCGGTTGCCGAGGCGTTCCTGGCCAGCCGACTCGGCGGGCAGTGGGGCGGCGCGTTCGGCACGCTCCCGACGGGGCTGGACCTCGGTCCGATCATCGAGCGCGCGCTGGTCAAGGGATGA
- a CDS encoding 1-phosphofructokinase family hexose kinase — translation MIVTVTPNPSLDRTLHLPHLTLGGVNRATATMVEPSGKGVNVALALHGVGVGVCAVLPTGAEDDMGARLTDAGLRVVAVPIAGRIRSNLSLVEADGRSTKVNEPGPHLTDAEADALCAAALSVGAPDDWVLWAGSLPAGFTPARLAGAVASARTAGRRVALDASGTALRTVLENPRDGLPHLVKPNADELAEVVGATLRTVGDVTAAAHALLARGVRTVLVSLGGDGAVLVDAALPTPLYGTAAPSRVVNTVGAGDAFLAGFLASPHGGADGLANALRFGAAAVEQAGTLLGTLDPHRPVHVGPARADTPLS, via the coding sequence GTGATCGTCACCGTGACCCCCAACCCGAGCCTGGACCGCACGCTGCACCTGCCCCACCTGACGCTGGGCGGGGTGAACCGCGCCACCGCGACGATGGTGGAGCCCAGCGGCAAGGGGGTCAACGTCGCGCTCGCCCTGCACGGTGTCGGCGTCGGCGTGTGCGCGGTCCTGCCGACCGGGGCCGAGGACGACATGGGCGCCCGGCTCACCGATGCGGGCCTGCGCGTCGTGGCAGTACCGATCGCTGGTCGAATCCGCAGCAACCTCTCCCTCGTCGAGGCCGACGGGCGCAGCACCAAGGTCAACGAGCCGGGGCCCCACCTCACCGACGCGGAGGCCGACGCGTTGTGCGCGGCGGCGCTGTCGGTGGGCGCCCCCGATGACTGGGTGCTGTGGGCGGGCAGCCTGCCTGCGGGCTTCACCCCGGCCCGGCTCGCCGGCGCGGTGGCGTCGGCGCGGACCGCGGGTCGCCGGGTGGCGCTCGACGCGTCGGGTACGGCGCTGCGGACCGTTCTGGAGAATCCCCGCGACGGCCTGCCCCACCTCGTGAAGCCCAACGCCGACGAGCTGGCCGAGGTGGTCGGTGCCACGCTGCGGACCGTCGGGGACGTCACGGCCGCGGCCCACGCGCTGCTGGCGCGCGGCGTGCGGACGGTCCTGGTGAGCCTCGGCGGCGACGGGGCGGTGCTCGTCGACGCGGCACTGCCGACCCCGCTGTACGGCACCGCCGCTCCGAGCCGGGTCGTGAACACTGTCGGCGCGGGCGATGCGTTCCTCGCCGGCTTCCTGGCTTCTCCCCACGGCGGCGCGGACGGGTTGGCGAACGCACTGCGCTTCGGCGCCGCCGCCGTCGAGCAGGCGGGCACGCTTCTCGGGACGCTCGATCCGCACCGGCCCGTGCACGTCGGCCCGGCCAGGGCGGATACGCCGCTGAGCTGA
- a CDS encoding DUF3060 domain-containing protein — protein sequence MVFRSSRLVVPLTAAAAVALAGCGADGSDPNSPSMTAGTSGLQVEIANTINYGSVGTTATIDCANRKSLTIGGSNNTLTVTGTCDRVTIGGADNRVTFQEIDGGLNVVGLNNTVSYAAGDPKVDDTGSGNTIKKG from the coding sequence ATGGTCTTTCGGTCGTCCCGGCTCGTCGTCCCGCTGACCGCGGCGGCCGCGGTGGCCCTGGCGGGATGCGGGGCCGACGGCTCCGACCCCAACTCCCCGTCGATGACCGCGGGCACGTCCGGGCTGCAGGTCGAGATCGCCAACACCATCAACTACGGCTCGGTGGGAACCACCGCGACGATCGACTGCGCCAATCGCAAGTCCCTGACCATCGGCGGCTCGAACAACACCCTGACCGTCACGGGCACGTGCGACCGCGTCACGATCGGCGGCGCCGACAACCGGGTCACCTTTCAGGAGATCGACGGCGGCCTGAACGTCGTGGGCCTCAACAACACCGTGTCGTACGCCGCCGGGGACCCGAAGGTCGACGACACCGGATCCGGGAACACGATCAAGAAGGGCTGA
- a CDS encoding deoxyribonuclease IV, with amino-acid sequence MLIGSHVHDEDPLAAAAAEGAEAVQFFLGNPQSWKKPKPREDADALRASSVPLYVHAPYLINVASANNRVRIPSRKILQDTCDAAAAIGATAVIVHGGHADDDDMEAGFERWVKALDYLKSDVPVYLENTAGGDHAMARHFDTIARLWDRIGDKGIGFCLDTCHAWAAGEALIDAVERIQSITGRIDLVHCNDSRDAAGSGADRHANFGTGQIDPQLLVAVVKAADAPVICETSDEGRKDDIAFLRENV; translated from the coding sequence GTGCTGATCGGTTCGCATGTCCACGACGAAGATCCCCTGGCCGCCGCGGCGGCCGAAGGCGCCGAGGCGGTGCAGTTCTTCCTCGGCAACCCGCAGAGCTGGAAGAAGCCGAAGCCCCGCGAGGACGCCGATGCCCTGCGCGCTTCGAGTGTGCCGCTCTATGTGCACGCGCCCTATCTGATCAACGTCGCGTCGGCCAACAACCGCGTCCGCATCCCGTCGCGCAAGATCCTGCAGGACACCTGCGACGCGGCTGCCGCGATCGGGGCGACGGCGGTCATCGTGCACGGCGGGCACGCCGACGACGACGACATGGAGGCCGGATTCGAGCGCTGGGTCAAGGCGCTGGACTACCTCAAGAGCGACGTGCCGGTCTATCTCGAGAACACCGCGGGCGGCGACCATGCCATGGCGCGGCACTTCGACACCATCGCCCGACTGTGGGATCGCATCGGCGACAAGGGGATTGGCTTCTGCCTCGACACGTGCCACGCGTGGGCGGCTGGTGAGGCACTCATCGATGCCGTGGAACGCATCCAGTCGATCACCGGCCGCATCGACCTGGTGCACTGCAACGACTCGCGCGACGCCGCGGGCTCCGGCGCCGACCGGCACGCCAACTTCGGGACCGGGCAGATCGACCCGCAGTTGTTGGTGGCCGTCGTGAAGGCCGCCGACGCCCCCGTCATCTGCGAGACGTCCGACGAGGGCCGCAAGGACGACATCGCGTTCCTCCGCGAGAACGTCTGA
- a CDS encoding cupin domain-containing protein, whose protein sequence is MQPNSVVPAATIALDHEPVPPAQTVRGEPTTAAAALDAFAGLEVGVWEMTPGVMSDVETDEVFVVLSGSAAVEFADGRPTMHLRPGDLVRLTAGAETVWTVTETLRKIYLVSM, encoded by the coding sequence ATGCAACCGAACTCCGTCGTCCCCGCCGCGACGATCGCCCTCGACCACGAGCCCGTGCCCCCGGCCCAGACCGTGCGCGGCGAGCCCACCACCGCCGCGGCAGCGCTCGATGCGTTCGCCGGCCTGGAGGTCGGGGTCTGGGAGATGACGCCGGGCGTGATGAGTGACGTGGAGACCGACGAGGTGTTCGTCGTGCTATCGGGTTCGGCGGCAGTCGAATTCGCCGACGGTCGGCCGACGATGCACCTCCGCCCCGGCGATCTCGTCCGACTGACCGCAGGCGCCGAGACGGTGTGGACCGTCACCGAGACCCTCAGGAAGATCTACCTCGTCAGCATGTGA
- a CDS encoding FGGY family carbohydrate kinase, which translates to MVTAFAGLDVGTTSSKAVVYRADGVVLGTGRADTTWDTGRDGTQIDAESLCRSAFDALSAAATAAAVPVAAVGVTSMGESGVLVDGHERVLAPVIAWHDGRDDAEVADLAAAIGADTFGGIAGKPLRGQFSLTKHRWLLRHVPLSRAATTRFDVGGWVVRRLGGDAVLELSLAGRTGWLDVASRDWWDDALDWSGATRALMPPLVGAGVAVGSVTSEAVSPHLRGAVLTLAGHDHQAAALGARANDEGVELDSSGTAEALVRTVAAVPARADVARLAAAGITTDPSIEPGRWNLLGGTEGGLAQLRVLERFGVDPGDVAELDAAAERPGSERGAEWRAVVAAAADEASALHQAMDDVVGPAVRVVVTGGWRHSAEVMRAKAARFGPVEVSAVEEAGALGAATLAARAIDAIGPHDHLGQP; encoded by the coding sequence ATGGTGACGGCGTTCGCGGGCCTCGACGTCGGGACGACGTCCAGCAAGGCCGTGGTGTACCGCGCCGACGGCGTCGTCCTCGGCACGGGCCGCGCCGACACCACCTGGGACACCGGCCGCGACGGCACCCAGATCGACGCAGAGTCGTTGTGCCGCAGCGCCTTCGATGCCCTCAGCGCGGCGGCCACCGCGGCGGCCGTGCCCGTGGCGGCCGTCGGCGTCACCAGCATGGGGGAGTCCGGTGTGCTGGTGGACGGGCACGAGCGCGTGCTCGCCCCCGTCATCGCCTGGCATGACGGCAGAGACGACGCCGAGGTGGCCGACCTCGCCGCGGCGATCGGCGCCGACACCTTCGGCGGCATCGCGGGAAAGCCTCTGCGCGGCCAGTTCTCGCTCACCAAGCACCGCTGGCTGCTGCGTCACGTGCCGCTGAGCCGCGCGGCGACGACGCGGTTCGACGTCGGCGGCTGGGTGGTGCGGCGCCTCGGGGGCGACGCCGTCCTCGAACTGTCCCTCGCGGGGCGCACGGGATGGCTCGACGTGGCGTCCCGCGACTGGTGGGACGATGCGCTGGACTGGTCCGGCGCCACGCGTGCGCTGATGCCGCCGCTGGTTGGGGCAGGCGTGGCCGTCGGGTCCGTCACGTCCGAGGCCGTCAGCCCGCACCTGCGGGGCGCGGTGCTGACACTGGCGGGCCACGACCACCAGGCAGCCGCGCTCGGCGCGCGCGCGAATGACGAAGGCGTCGAACTGGATTCGTCGGGTACGGCCGAGGCGCTGGTGCGCACGGTGGCCGCGGTGCCTGCCCGCGCCGACGTCGCACGGCTCGCGGCGGCGGGCATCACGACCGACCCGAGCATCGAGCCCGGGCGTTGGAACCTGCTGGGCGGGACGGAGGGGGGACTGGCCCAGCTGCGCGTGCTGGAGCGCTTCGGCGTGGACCCCGGCGACGTCGCCGAGCTGGACGCCGCCGCCGAGCGCCCCGGCAGTGAACGCGGCGCCGAGTGGCGTGCCGTGGTGGCCGCCGCGGCCGACGAGGCGTCGGCGTTGCACCAGGCGATGGACGACGTGGTCGGGCCTGCGGTGCGCGTGGTGGTCACCGGGGGCTGGCGTCATTCCGCTGAGGTCATGCGCGCTAAGGCCGCTCGGTTTGGGCCCGTCGAGGTGTCCGCGGTCGAGGAGGCGGGGGCGCTCGGTGCGGCCACCCTGGCTGCCCGCGCGATCGACGCGATCGGCCCGCACGACCACCTGGGTCAACCGTGA
- a CDS encoding crotonase/enoyl-CoA hydratase family protein: MTHAIRPVNFDDLKTMTYEVTDRVARITFNRPEKGNAIVADTPLELSALVERADLDPNVHVILVSGRGQGFCAGFDLSAYADRTSSAGGTGSYRGTVLDGRTQAVNHLPDQPWDPMVDYQMMSRFVRGFASLMHADKPTVVKIHGYCVAGGTDIALHADQVIAASDAKIGYPPMRVWGVPAAGLWAHRLGDQRAKRLLFTGDCISGAQAAEWGLAVEAPAPEDLDERTENLVARIAAMPVNQLIMAKLALNTALYNQGVATSSMVSTVFDGVARHTPEGHAFVAQATEHGFREAVRARDEPFGDAGRKTSGV; the protein is encoded by the coding sequence ATGACGCACGCGATCAGACCCGTGAACTTCGACGACCTCAAGACGATGACCTACGAGGTGACCGATCGCGTCGCGCGCATCACCTTCAACCGGCCGGAGAAGGGCAACGCGATCGTGGCGGACACCCCGCTGGAGCTGTCGGCTCTGGTGGAGCGCGCCGATCTCGACCCCAACGTGCACGTGATCCTGGTTTCCGGTCGGGGACAAGGGTTTTGCGCTGGCTTCGATCTGTCGGCCTACGCCGACCGCACGTCGTCGGCGGGCGGCACCGGCAGCTACCGGGGCACGGTGCTCGACGGGAGGACCCAGGCGGTCAACCACCTGCCCGATCAGCCGTGGGACCCCATGGTCGACTACCAGATGATGAGTCGCTTCGTGCGCGGGTTCGCCAGCCTGATGCACGCCGACAAGCCGACGGTGGTCAAGATCCACGGCTACTGCGTCGCGGGCGGCACCGACATCGCCCTGCACGCCGACCAGGTGATCGCGGCGTCCGACGCCAAGATCGGTTATCCGCCGATGCGGGTGTGGGGCGTGCCCGCCGCCGGATTGTGGGCGCACCGCCTCGGTGATCAGCGCGCGAAACGCCTTCTCTTCACCGGTGATTGCATCAGCGGAGCCCAGGCCGCCGAGTGGGGGCTGGCCGTCGAGGCGCCCGCGCCGGAGGACCTCGACGAGCGCACCGAGAACCTCGTTGCGCGCATCGCCGCCATGCCGGTGAATCAGCTCATCATGGCCAAGCTGGCGCTGAACACCGCGCTGTACAACCAGGGCGTCGCCACCAGCAGCATGGTCAGCACGGTGTTCGACGGCGTGGCCCGGCACACGCCGGAGGGGCACGCGTTCGTCGCCCAGGCCACCGAGCACGGTTTCCGCGAGGCGGTCAGGGCCCGCGACGAACCCTTCGGCGATGCCGGCCGCAAGACGTCGGGGGTCTAG
- a CDS encoding TetR/AcrR family transcriptional regulator, with protein MPPRSESQPAGRTRGPARTARLSREAIVNAALTFLDREGWDALTINALATQLGTKGPSLYNHVDSLEDLRRTVRMRVIGDIIGMLNNVGEGRTRDDAVVSMASAYRSYAHHHPGRYSAFTRMPLGGDDPEYTAATRAAAEPVIDVLASYGLEGENGFFAALEFWSALHGFVLLEMTGVMDAVDTDAVFTDMVLRLAAGMERR; from the coding sequence ATGCCGCCACGGTCGGAGTCGCAGCCGGCCGGCCGAACGCGCGGGCCGGCCAGGACGGCGCGGCTCAGTCGCGAGGCGATCGTCAACGCGGCGCTGACGTTCCTCGACCGCGAGGGTTGGGACGCGCTGACGATCAACGCGCTGGCGACCCAGCTCGGCACCAAGGGCCCGTCGCTCTACAACCACGTCGACAGCCTCGAGGACCTGCGCCGCACGGTGCGCATGCGGGTCATCGGCGACATCATCGGCATGCTCAACAACGTCGGCGAGGGCCGCACCCGCGACGACGCCGTCGTCTCGATGGCCAGCGCCTATCGCAGCTACGCCCACCACCACCCCGGCCGGTACTCGGCGTTCACCAGGATGCCGCTCGGCGGCGACGACCCCGAGTACACGGCGGCCACGCGGGCGGCGGCCGAGCCGGTGATCGACGTGCTGGCGTCCTACGGGCTGGAGGGCGAGAACGGATTCTTCGCGGCGCTGGAGTTCTGGTCGGCGCTGCACGGCTTCGTCCTGCTGGAGATGACGGGCGTGATGGACGCGGTCGACACCGACGCCGTGTTCACGGACATGGTGCTGAGGTTGGCCGCGGGCATGGAGAGGCGCTGA
- a CDS encoding DUF3060 domain-containing protein, which produces MGWRASSGSLAVCVTVVSASLVAGAPLAQAKNGDTHITGQGTVQTVDCNDSTLIVVGTSNTINAVGTCWAVTVQGSSNVIVADDVVNDITVFGFDQTVLYHGGDPAILDRGRELGLTNRIDRVST; this is translated from the coding sequence GTGGGATGGAGAGCGTCGAGCGGGTCGCTGGCGGTGTGCGTGACCGTCGTGTCGGCGAGCCTGGTCGCAGGTGCCCCCCTCGCCCAGGCGAAGAACGGTGACACCCACATCACCGGCCAGGGCACCGTCCAGACGGTCGACTGCAACGACTCCACGCTGATCGTCGTGGGCACGTCGAACACCATCAACGCGGTCGGCACGTGCTGGGCGGTCACGGTCCAGGGGTCCTCGAACGTCATCGTCGCCGACGACGTCGTCAACGACATCACGGTGTTCGGATTCGACCAGACGGTGCTCTACCACGGCGGCGATCCCGCGATCCTCGACCGCGGCCGCGAGCTCGGCTTGACGAACCGCATCGATCGGGTATCCACGTAG
- the rpsL gene encoding 30S ribosomal protein S12, which produces MPTINQLVRKGRRDKIAKVKTAALKGSPQRRGVCTRVYTTTPKKPNSALRKVARVRLTSAVEVTAYIPGEGHNLQEHSMVLVRGGRVKDLPGVRYKIIRGSLDTQGVKSRKQARSRYGAKKEKS; this is translated from the coding sequence ATGCCAACCATCAACCAGCTGGTCCGCAAGGGTCGCCGGGACAAGATCGCCAAGGTCAAGACCGCGGCCCTCAAGGGCAGCCCACAGCGCCGCGGCGTGTGCACCCGCGTGTACACGACCACCCCGAAGAAGCCGAACTCGGCACTTCGCAAGGTCGCGCGCGTGCGTCTGACCAGCGCGGTCGAGGTCACCGCCTACATTCCAGGTGAGGGCCACAACCTGCAGGAGCACTCGATGGTGCTGGTGCGCGGCGGTCGCGTGAAGGACCTCCCCGGCGTGCGGTACAAGATCATCCGCGGCTCGCTGGACACCCAGGGTGTCAAGAGCCGCAAGCAGGCCCGGAGCCGCTACGGCGCCAAGAAGGAGAAGAGCTAA
- a CDS encoding PaaX family transcriptional regulator C-terminal domain-containing protein, with amino-acid sequence MTARSVVLSVLLGAHPAWASAAELITLTSDFGIREATLRVALTRMVGAGDLVRSADGYRLSDRLLARQQRQDDALNPRVRRWDGTWTTLVVTSVGTDARTRAALRTTLQDMRFGELREGVWMRPANLDQHLPDDVAARLRVLTACDDDPAGLVTALWDLPTWALTGHRLLDEMSGVADVPARFVAAAGMVRHLLADPVLPEELLPDGWPGAALRQAYHDFAAELATRRTNTELMEAT; translated from the coding sequence CTGACGGCGCGCTCGGTGGTGTTGAGCGTCCTGCTCGGCGCGCACCCCGCGTGGGCATCGGCGGCCGAATTGATCACGCTGACATCTGATTTCGGCATCCGCGAAGCCACGCTGCGGGTGGCGCTGACGCGGATGGTGGGCGCGGGTGACCTGGTCCGCTCCGCCGACGGTTACCGACTATCGGACCGTCTGCTGGCCCGGCAGCAGCGCCAGGACGACGCGCTGAACCCCAGGGTGCGGCGCTGGGACGGCACCTGGACGACGCTGGTGGTGACCAGCGTCGGCACGGACGCCAGGACCCGGGCTGCACTGCGAACGACCCTGCAGGACATGCGTTTCGGCGAGTTACGCGAAGGCGTCTGGATGCGCCCGGCCAACCTGGACCAGCACCTGCCCGACGACGTGGCGGCCCGGCTGCGCGTGCTGACGGCCTGTGACGACGATCCGGCGGGGTTGGTCACGGCCCTGTGGGACCTGCCGACGTGGGCCCTGACCGGGCACCGCCTGCTCGACGAGATGTCGGGTGTAGCAGACGTTCCCGCGCGTTTCGTCGCCGCGGCCGGGATGGTCAGGCACCTGCTCGCCGACCCGGTGCTGCCGGAGGAACTGCTGCCCGACGGATGGCCCGGCGCGGCGCTACGGCAGGCTTATCACGACTTCGCCGCCGAGTTGGCGACCCGACGCACGAACACCGAACTGATGGAGGCGACATGA
- a CDS encoding DeoR/GlpR family DNA-binding transcription regulator, with translation MTRTWFANERHAEILRLLGDERRVESAFLTTLFGVSAESVRKDLALLEARGLLRRVHGGAVPREPSRAEPHVADRGDRVAQKSAIAHRAVDFVPDGGSLLLDAGSTTLRLAELLPVDRNLVAYTNSWPVGAALQRRDVDVVLLGGRIRPATMAAVGALTAQALASVNVDVAFLGTNGLTLDRGLTTPDPDEADVKRLMLAAAKQRVFLVDSSKFGRASLARHAELSDVDVLITDDGVTRGQLDGLRAAGIAVEVVAP, from the coding sequence GTGACCAGGACGTGGTTCGCAAACGAGCGGCACGCCGAGATCCTGCGGCTCCTTGGCGACGAGCGTCGCGTCGAAAGTGCCTTCCTCACAACGTTGTTCGGGGTCAGTGCCGAGAGCGTTCGCAAGGATCTCGCCCTGCTCGAGGCGCGGGGTCTGCTGCGGCGCGTCCATGGGGGCGCCGTGCCCCGCGAGCCCAGCCGGGCCGAACCGCACGTCGCCGATCGCGGGGATCGCGTGGCGCAGAAGTCGGCGATCGCCCACCGCGCCGTGGACTTCGTGCCCGACGGGGGATCGCTTCTGCTCGATGCCGGCTCCACGACGCTGCGGCTGGCCGAGCTGCTGCCCGTCGATCGAAACCTGGTCGCCTACACCAATTCCTGGCCCGTCGGCGCTGCCCTGCAGAGACGGGACGTCGACGTGGTACTGCTCGGCGGCCGCATCCGGCCGGCGACGATGGCGGCCGTCGGGGCGCTGACGGCCCAGGCGCTGGCGTCGGTCAACGTCGACGTGGCCTTCCTCGGCACGAACGGGCTGACCCTCGACCGCGGGCTGACCACGCCCGACCCCGACGAGGCGGACGTCAAGCGATTGATGCTCGCGGCGGCCAAACAGCGTGTCTTCCTGGTGGATTCGAGCAAGTTCGGTCGTGCGAGCCTCGCGCGCCACGCCGAGCTGTCCGACGTCGACGTGCTCATCACCGACGACGGGGTGACCCGGGGCCAACTCGACGGACTGCGAGCGGCGGGCATCGCGGTGGAGGTCGTCGCTCCGTGA
- a CDS encoding crotonase/enoyl-CoA hydratase family protein → MTDDGTGGGVRVERHGPVTTVIMNRPQARNAVNGPAAAGLHAAFEEFDRDDSAAVAVLWGDNGTFCAGADLKAFGTPDANPVHRTGPGPMGPSRMELSKPVIAAVSGFAVAGGLELALWCDLRVVEEDAVFGVYCRRWGVPLIDGGTVRLPRLIGHSRAMDLILTGRSVDASEAFAIGLANRVVAHGQARAAAEALAAELAALPQQCLRADRLSAIGQWGMSEREAMDVEFGSMSQVASESLSGARRFADGAGRHGAKA, encoded by the coding sequence ATGACGGACGACGGCACCGGCGGCGGCGTCCGCGTCGAACGCCACGGCCCGGTCACCACGGTGATCATGAACCGACCGCAGGCGCGCAACGCCGTCAACGGGCCTGCCGCGGCGGGACTGCACGCCGCGTTCGAGGAGTTCGACCGCGACGACTCCGCCGCGGTCGCGGTGCTGTGGGGTGATAACGGAACCTTCTGTGCGGGAGCGGATCTGAAGGCCTTCGGCACGCCGGACGCCAACCCGGTCCATCGCACCGGGCCCGGTCCGATGGGCCCGTCGCGCATGGAGCTGTCCAAGCCCGTGATCGCCGCGGTGAGCGGTTTCGCCGTGGCGGGTGGTCTCGAGCTGGCGCTGTGGTGCGACCTGCGGGTGGTCGAGGAGGACGCCGTCTTCGGGGTCTACTGCCGGCGATGGGGCGTGCCGTTGATCGACGGCGGCACCGTGCGTCTGCCCCGGCTGATCGGTCACAGCCGGGCGATGGATCTGATCCTCACCGGTCGCAGCGTCGACGCGAGTGAGGCGTTCGCGATCGGGCTGGCCAACCGGGTGGTGGCGCACGGTCAGGCCCGCGCGGCCGCCGAGGCGTTGGCCGCCGAGCTCGCCGCGCTGCCCCAGCAGTGTCTGCGCGCCGACCGGCTGTCGGCGATCGGGCAGTGGGGCATGTCGGAGCGGGAGGCGATGGACGTCGAGTTCGGTAGCATGTCCCAGGTGGCGTCCGAATCACTCTCGGGGGCAAGGCGTTTCGCCGACGGTGCGGGCAGGCACGGCGCCAAGGCGTGA